Proteins co-encoded in one Spirosoma endbachense genomic window:
- a CDS encoding UBP-type zinc finger domain-containing protein, giving the protein MNQQSICEHLSALTEIRTAQEHVCEECIKTGSMWVHLRTCQTCGKTHCCDSSPNKHATKHFHRSGHPVVASAEPGEQWLWCFVDEQIVGY; this is encoded by the coding sequence ATGAACCAACAATCGATTTGCGAACACCTTTCCGCCCTGACGGAAATTCGCACTGCCCAGGAGCATGTCTGCGAGGAGTGTATTAAAACAGGTAGTATGTGGGTGCATCTGCGTACCTGTCAGACCTGTGGCAAAACGCACTGCTGCGATTCATCGCCCAATAAACATGCTACCAAACACTTCCACCGAAGTGGCCACCCTGTCGTTGCTTCGGCCGAACCCGGCGAACAATGGTTGTGGTGCTTTGTTGATGAACAGATTGTGGGCTACTAA
- a CDS encoding FAD-dependent oxidoreductase produces MRLPIIFSIDDDPQVLQAIQYDLRKQYRKQYRILCTSSAREALESLTELKKKGEEVALFLSDQRMPDMTGVEFLSQARKVFPNAKRALLTAYSDIDAAVRAINEVQLDYYIAKPWDPPEEKLYPVLDDLLGDWLSDYRPTFQGLKLVGYQFSPRSHELKDFMAGNLFPYQWLDIEGDPLAQELLDLHNIDRSDLPVIAFEDGSVLTQPTIGDLGEKLGLKPKASESLYDLAIIGAGPAGLAAAVYGGSEGLKTILVDKRGPGGQAGTSSRIENYLGFPNGLSGADLTRRAITQAQRFGVEFLAPQEVISIKSQGLYKHIKMADGSEVITRAIVLSTGVSYHKLANESLDKFTSAGVYYGAATTEAYAFKGKPVYIVGGGNSAGQGAMYLSRTASEVFICVRRPDLTETMSQYLIDQIDKTPNITVLGCTEIVEGLGNEQLECLVLENMNSKERQTVPAAGLFIFIGTKPLTDWIEMDIIKDPKGFIATGRDLAKYADFKKVWKHDREPYLLETCSAGIFAAGDVRAGAMNRVASAVGEGAMAVSFVHKYLAEN; encoded by the coding sequence ATGCGCCTTCCTATTATTTTCTCCATTGATGATGATCCACAGGTATTGCAGGCGATTCAATATGACCTTCGCAAGCAGTATCGGAAACAATATCGAATTCTTTGCACCAGTTCGGCCCGTGAAGCGCTCGAATCACTCACTGAGCTGAAGAAAAAGGGCGAAGAAGTGGCCTTGTTTCTGTCTGATCAGCGAATGCCCGATATGACCGGTGTTGAATTCCTGTCGCAGGCTCGTAAAGTATTCCCAAATGCAAAACGAGCCCTGCTGACGGCCTACTCGGACATTGATGCGGCTGTACGGGCCATTAACGAAGTTCAACTAGACTATTATATTGCCAAGCCCTGGGACCCACCCGAAGAAAAATTGTATCCCGTACTCGACGATCTGCTTGGCGACTGGCTGTCGGACTATCGGCCAACGTTCCAGGGGCTGAAACTGGTAGGCTACCAATTCTCTCCCCGGTCCCATGAATTGAAGGACTTTATGGCGGGTAATTTATTCCCGTACCAATGGCTCGATATTGAAGGTGATCCACTGGCTCAGGAACTGCTCGATCTGCATAACATCGATCGAAGCGATCTGCCCGTCATTGCCTTTGAAGATGGTTCTGTATTGACCCAACCCACCATCGGTGATCTGGGCGAAAAACTGGGACTGAAACCCAAAGCCTCCGAAAGTCTTTACGATCTGGCCATTATTGGTGCAGGCCCGGCCGGGTTGGCCGCTGCGGTTTATGGTGGTTCTGAAGGGCTAAAAACGATTCTGGTTGATAAACGGGGACCCGGTGGACAGGCCGGTACGAGTTCGCGGATCGAAAACTACCTTGGCTTCCCGAACGGTCTGAGTGGTGCCGACTTAACACGTCGGGCTATCACCCAGGCGCAACGGTTTGGCGTTGAGTTCCTGGCCCCACAGGAGGTTATTTCCATTAAATCGCAGGGGTTGTACAAACACATTAAAATGGCCGATGGCAGCGAGGTGATAACGCGGGCTATTGTGCTGAGTACGGGTGTGTCGTACCACAAACTGGCGAACGAAAGCCTGGATAAGTTTACGAGTGCCGGTGTGTATTATGGAGCTGCCACGACCGAAGCATATGCCTTTAAAGGCAAACCGGTCTATATTGTTGGGGGAGGTAATTCGGCCGGGCAGGGCGCAATGTACCTGTCACGAACGGCTTCGGAGGTGTTCATTTGTGTGCGTCGTCCCGACCTCACCGAAACCATGTCGCAATACCTGATCGATCAGATTGACAAGACGCCAAATATTACCGTTTTGGGCTGTACCGAGATCGTTGAGGGGTTAGGTAACGAACAGTTAGAATGCCTGGTCCTCGAAAATATGAACTCGAAAGAGCGCCAAACGGTACCGGCTGCCGGACTCTTCATTTTTATCGGAACGAAGCCATTGACCGATTGGATCGAAATGGACATCATCAAAGATCCCAAAGGGTTTATCGCTACGGGCCGGGACCTCGCTAAATACGCTGATTTCAAGAAAGTCTGGAAGCACGATCGGGAACCCTATTTGCTCGAAACATGCAGCGCCGGTATTTTCGCGGCTGGCGATGTTCGGGCTGGTGCCATGAACCGGGTCGCATCGGCGGTGGGCGAAGGCGCTATGGCGGTCAGCTTTGTTCATAAATACCTGGCCGAAAACTAA
- a CDS encoding sensor histidine kinase — MTLLENLKKFPEFTTVPDEQLQWLIDRAEEVMYEQETILYKPGEPADHLMLLLEGRVRIDNGSSGVGDELYMYDPHSILGVLPFSRMKSFPSRFVTHTAVRMLRLHRDHLLGMIQTCYELTASLVQQMTSRVRYFTKQAQQNDKLASLGRLSAGLAHELNNPVAAVVRSVDTLSTHLRATPEAFKTVMSLNLTDDQVDCVKTVFFKKMDQKSAGETRQLSLLERTSLEDELTDWLDDHGIDDSMDLAGPLVEFSFTVDDLDWLLDKVDDTNLAGVTNWIVNNLVTEKLVSDISEASKRISTLIGSIKNYTHMDRGGGKEQVMLADGIRSTITLLNHKIKSKHIELNLSIPDNLPAVCGWPGELNQVWTNLIDNAIDALPDGGKIDIVSLPDREFVLTRIIDNGTGIPDDIRDKIFDPFFTTKEIGKGTGLGLDIVNGIVEHHNGSIKVHSEPGHTEFSVCLPTQ, encoded by the coding sequence ATGACCCTTTTAGAGAACCTTAAAAAATTTCCGGAGTTCACAACTGTTCCGGATGAACAACTTCAATGGCTGATCGACCGGGCCGAAGAAGTTATGTACGAACAGGAGACAATACTCTATAAACCTGGCGAACCCGCCGATCACCTGATGCTGTTGCTGGAGGGGCGCGTTCGTATCGATAATGGCTCCAGTGGTGTCGGTGATGAATTGTATATGTACGATCCGCACTCCATTTTGGGCGTACTACCGTTCTCGCGGATGAAAAGCTTTCCCAGCCGATTTGTGACCCATACGGCGGTAAGAATGCTTCGGCTTCACCGCGATCACCTGCTTGGAATGATACAGACCTGTTACGAATTGACGGCCTCGCTGGTTCAGCAAATGACCAGCCGCGTTCGTTATTTTACGAAGCAGGCTCAGCAGAATGATAAACTGGCGTCGCTGGGACGACTGTCGGCGGGGTTGGCTCACGAGCTAAATAATCCTGTGGCAGCGGTGGTGCGTTCGGTTGATACGCTGAGTACGCATTTGCGGGCTACACCCGAAGCATTCAAAACCGTGATGAGCCTTAACCTGACCGACGATCAGGTTGATTGCGTGAAAACGGTATTCTTTAAAAAGATGGATCAGAAGTCGGCGGGCGAAACGCGCCAGTTGAGCTTACTCGAACGAACGAGTCTGGAAGATGAATTGACCGACTGGCTGGATGATCATGGCATCGATGACAGTATGGACCTGGCCGGGCCACTGGTGGAGTTTAGCTTTACGGTCGATGATCTGGACTGGCTTCTGGACAAAGTTGATGATACGAATCTGGCGGGTGTGACCAACTGGATTGTCAATAATTTGGTGACTGAAAAGCTGGTTTCTGATATTAGCGAAGCATCAAAACGAATTTCGACACTGATCGGCTCCATCAAAAATTATACACACATGGACCGGGGCGGTGGCAAAGAACAAGTTATGCTTGCCGATGGCATTCGTAGTACCATTACGCTATTGAACCATAAAATCAAGAGCAAGCATATTGAGCTGAATCTTTCCATTCCTGACAATCTGCCCGCCGTTTGCGGGTGGCCGGGTGAGCTGAATCAAGTCTGGACAAACCTGATCGATAACGCGATCGACGCTTTGCCTGATGGCGGTAAAATCGATATTGTCAGTCTGCCGGACCGGGAATTTGTGCTAACCCGAATCATCGACAATGGCACTGGCATTCCGGATGATATTCGGGACAAAATATTCGATCCGTTTTTTACGACCAAAGAAATAGGTAAAGGTACTGGTTTGGGCCTCGATATTGTAAACGGAATCGTTGAACACCATAACGGTTCAATTAAAGTGCATTCAGAACCGGGCCACACCGAATTTAGCGTCTGTTTGCCAACTCAGTGA
- a CDS encoding ChaN family lipoprotein codes for MRIALLLLCLIAFAFRPDKPAYRLYSPELKSQTYAKLLRQATGADVVLFGELHNNPICHWLELQLTKDLQVAKKGTLILGAEMFEADNQTALTDYVTGHTTSKELAAQARLWPNFDTDYMPIASFAREQKIPFVATNVPRKYATLVARKGLSALDTLSAEAKRQMAPLPLTVDLTLPGYKAMLDMMGTHGGTETKTDAHKANPEQAERSPAANFARAQAIKDATMAYFILQNLKPGQTLLHFNGDYHSKNFEGIVWYLRQQRPDIKVVTLSSVEMADPDKPKVESPNLANFILAIPADMTKTY; via the coding sequence ATGCGTATCGCCCTGCTTCTCCTTTGCCTGATTGCATTTGCTTTCCGGCCCGACAAACCTGCCTATCGACTTTACAGTCCTGAGCTGAAATCGCAAACATACGCTAAATTATTGCGTCAGGCCACCGGTGCCGACGTTGTTTTGTTTGGCGAATTGCACAATAACCCAATCTGTCACTGGCTGGAGCTTCAGCTAACCAAAGATTTACAGGTAGCTAAAAAAGGCACCCTTATTCTGGGCGCAGAAATGTTTGAGGCCGACAATCAAACGGCACTTACCGACTACGTAACAGGCCATACTACCAGCAAAGAACTAGCTGCTCAAGCCCGGCTCTGGCCCAATTTCGATACCGATTACATGCCCATTGCCAGTTTCGCCCGAGAACAGAAGATTCCGTTCGTCGCCACGAATGTACCTCGTAAATATGCGACGCTGGTTGCCCGGAAAGGCTTAAGCGCACTGGATACCCTATCTGCAGAGGCCAAACGCCAGATGGCCCCATTACCCCTCACCGTTGACCTCACTCTGCCGGGTTATAAGGCCATGCTCGATATGATGGGGACTCATGGGGGTACTGAGACCAAAACCGACGCACATAAAGCGAACCCCGAACAGGCGGAACGCAGTCCGGCGGCCAATTTTGCCCGCGCTCAGGCCATCAAAGATGCCACGATGGCTTATTTTATTTTACAGAATCTGAAACCCGGTCAGACCCTCCTGCACTTTAACGGCGATTACCATTCCAAGAATTTTGAAGGTATCGTTTGGTATTTACGCCAGCAACGGCCTGATATCAAGGTCGTAACGCTCTCATCCGTTGAAATGGCCGATCCTGATAAACCTAAAGTAGAAAGCCCAAACCTGGCCAACTTCATTCTGGCGATTCCGGCCGATATGACGAAGACCTACTGA
- a CDS encoding vWA domain-containing protein, which produces MKKLTWFLSALLVLAGCQTADEKNGPYPYATQYANSSDFISGSEPIRTEQYNTIVENPFVDVAKEATSTFSIDADGASYANVRRFLSTNTRPVADAIRTEELINYFPLNYADPTDGRPITVDGEVSSCPWDAAHKLIRIGVKGQSIAKENLLPSNIVLLVDVSGSMGDANKLPLLKEALPTFVDNLRAQDKVAIVTYAGQAGVALDATSGSEKSKLKAAISQLGAGGSTAGAQGIITAYEIAEKNFVDGGNNRVILMTDGDFNVGPSSQKELVDLIVSKRDKGIFLTVVGVGVGNLNDGMMEQVANKGNGNYEYIDNLKQAKKVFVDEFSKFYTVAKDVKIQLTFNTSQVKSYRLIGYENRLLKKEDFTDDREDAGEVNAGQTITALYEIVPALPEISPGQASLRSAPTFTINFRYKRPTAASSEALDLQIFDSSVDFGMASENMRFAASVASYGLLLRNSAYKGTATYSNVRNWASAAMRYDPYGYRQEFIQLIDKAKSL; this is translated from the coding sequence ATGAAAAAACTAACCTGGTTCCTAAGTGCTTTGCTCGTGCTGGCAGGCTGTCAAACCGCTGACGAGAAAAACGGCCCGTATCCCTACGCGACACAGTACGCCAATTCGTCAGACTTTATTTCCGGAAGTGAACCCATACGTACAGAGCAATACAACACAATTGTTGAAAATCCTTTTGTCGATGTAGCCAAAGAGGCTACGTCTACCTTTTCGATAGATGCCGATGGAGCCTCCTATGCTAACGTTCGTCGATTTCTATCGACGAATACCAGGCCTGTAGCTGATGCGATTCGGACCGAAGAACTGATCAATTATTTTCCGCTCAACTACGCCGATCCAACGGACGGTCGCCCGATTACGGTTGATGGCGAAGTAAGCAGTTGCCCATGGGATGCAGCCCATAAACTGATTCGGATTGGCGTAAAAGGCCAATCGATTGCCAAAGAAAACCTGCTCCCTTCTAACATCGTTTTGCTGGTCGATGTGTCTGGCTCGATGGGTGATGCCAATAAATTACCCCTGCTGAAAGAAGCATTGCCCACGTTTGTCGATAACCTTCGGGCTCAGGATAAAGTAGCAATCGTTACCTACGCCGGACAGGCCGGTGTAGCACTTGACGCAACCAGTGGTTCGGAGAAAAGTAAGCTGAAAGCGGCCATTAGCCAATTGGGCGCCGGAGGGAGTACGGCCGGGGCACAGGGCATTATTACGGCCTATGAAATTGCCGAAAAAAACTTTGTTGACGGCGGAAATAACCGGGTTATCCTGATGACCGACGGTGACTTCAACGTAGGCCCCAGCAGTCAGAAAGAGCTGGTCGACCTAATTGTCAGCAAACGTGACAAAGGTATTTTTCTGACGGTGGTGGGCGTTGGTGTTGGCAATCTTAACGATGGCATGATGGAGCAGGTTGCCAACAAAGGAAATGGTAACTACGAATACATCGATAATCTAAAACAGGCGAAGAAGGTATTCGTGGACGAGTTCAGTAAGTTTTACACGGTCGCCAAGGATGTAAAAATTCAATTGACATTCAACACCAGCCAGGTAAAGTCGTATCGTCTGATCGGCTATGAAAACCGCCTGCTGAAAAAAGAAGATTTTACCGACGATCGGGAAGATGCCGGAGAAGTGAATGCCGGGCAGACCATTACGGCTCTCTACGAAATTGTACCGGCTTTGCCAGAGATTTCTCCGGGTCAGGCCAGCCTGCGTTCTGCACCAACGTTCACCATTAATTTTCGCTACAAACGCCCTACGGCAGCTAGTAGTGAGGCTCTTGACTTACAAATTTTCGATTCCAGTGTCGACTTTGGTATGGCGAGTGAAAACATGCGATTTGCTGCTTCTGTGGCATCCTATGGCCTGTTGTTGCGTAACTCAGCTTATAAAGGAACTGCCACCTATAGCAATGTTCGCAATTGGGCATCGGCCGCCATGCGCTATGATCCCTACGGGTACCGACAGGAGTTCATTCAATTGATTGATAAGGCTAAATCGCTCTGA
- a CDS encoding SDR family NAD(P)-dependent oxidoreductase — translation MLKNLLNLSGKNALVTGSSQGIGQGIALGLAEFGANVLVHYRSDADEAKSVSEAIAKFGVKTSAIGVDLASDNAADDLFDQATKQFGSIDILVLNASVQKPKQWAETTPQEFEEQVMANWKSTLFIMQKFLPGMTERGWGRILTLGSVQELKPHPAMVVYAGTKAAVANTVRNLAIQVADQGVTINNLSPGIIDTPRTDEPTPPIPDRISQRMSVPVGYDGQPEDIAGMAVLLCSDAGRYVTGQTIFVDGGMSL, via the coding sequence ATGCTAAAAAACTTACTCAACTTATCAGGGAAGAATGCGCTCGTGACAGGATCAAGCCAGGGTATAGGTCAGGGAATTGCACTAGGTCTTGCTGAATTTGGCGCCAATGTGCTGGTTCATTACCGCAGCGATGCCGATGAAGCCAAGAGCGTATCGGAAGCTATTGCTAAATTTGGCGTAAAAACCAGCGCAATAGGTGTCGATCTGGCAAGCGATAACGCAGCCGACGATTTATTTGACCAAGCCACGAAGCAGTTCGGCTCTATCGATATTTTGGTATTGAATGCATCCGTTCAGAAACCCAAACAATGGGCCGAAACCACCCCTCAGGAATTCGAGGAGCAGGTGATGGCCAACTGGAAATCGACATTATTTATCATGCAAAAGTTTTTGCCCGGCATGACTGAGCGCGGCTGGGGACGAATTCTTACACTGGGTAGTGTTCAGGAACTGAAGCCGCACCCCGCTATGGTTGTTTATGCCGGTACGAAAGCTGCGGTGGCGAATACGGTTCGCAATCTGGCCATTCAGGTAGCCGATCAGGGCGTTACAATCAATAATCTCTCCCCTGGTATTATCGACACGCCACGCACCGATGAACCGACCCCGCCTATACCTGATCGCATTAGCCAGCGCATGAGCGTTCCGGTTGGCTACGACGGTCAGCCAGAAGATATTGCCGGAATGGCTGTCCTTCTCTGTTCCGATGCCGGACGTTATGTGACGGGGCAAACAATTTTCGTGGATGGAGGAATGAGTTTGTGA
- a CDS encoding DUF6705 family protein → MKKIVGFLYFLVMINSVSNAQELPRSGSNLTNNNLDKFVGTWMWTNGKDTVTMLLKKENILFPGNIRTDAIVGFHLYKKDKKAVSSSLEFKNTNYSDKRSTILATGTPSNLNTINGIFNDLKKDKSVNIHLTVNQNVLQANFSNREGIRTKKQGDGFSLPEAINFTRQ, encoded by the coding sequence ATGAAAAAAATAGTCGGCTTCCTTTATTTTTTAGTTATGATCAATTCGGTTTCCAACGCACAAGAGCTTCCCCGTTCAGGAAGTAATCTCACGAATAATAACCTGGACAAATTCGTAGGAACTTGGATGTGGACAAACGGAAAAGACACGGTAACGATGTTATTAAAAAAGGAGAATATCTTATTTCCAGGTAACATCCGAACTGATGCCATAGTCGGCTTTCATCTGTATAAGAAAGATAAAAAAGCAGTGAGCAGTTCGTTGGAATTTAAGAATACAAACTATTCTGACAAGCGTTCAACCATTTTGGCAACAGGTACTCCTAGTAATCTGAACACGATCAACGGAATATTTAACGATTTGAAAAAAGACAAATCAGTAAACATTCACTTGACGGTAAATCAAAACGTTCTTCAGGCTAATTTTTCTAATCGGGAGGGTATTCGTACCAAAAAACAAGGTGATGGCTTTTCGTTACCCGAAGCAATAAATTTCACTCGCCAATAA
- a CDS encoding putative sugar nucleotidyl transferase yields MSNLVLFDDLTIRPALLPFTFTRPVAGIRIGIQTLAEKWADALGQIPSYLTESYLAVKFPQKADADNWYVNGAVCPTAALQTSISALPVGSCLHTPDGLVLAVRTDKPLSTSPTLNDPYEFKAFAEPLTIIRNLWDIFVHNGDQIRADFARLTAGRQSAPITDPFTRCYAPENIFVEEGATIRASVLNAEGGPIYIGRNATISEGSVVIGPFSLGESSTVNWGGKMRSNTTIGPFCKVGGEVGNSVFFGYSNKGHDGFLGNSVVGEWCNLGANTNNSNLKNDYSNVKLYSYATGQLEDTGRIFCGLMMGDFTKAGISTMFNTGTVVGVSVNVFGSSFQPKYIRSFSWGGASDGFMTYRLEKAIHVATEAFKRRDLDFDEQEENILREIFNIERMGPPTITPLSILNSL; encoded by the coding sequence ATGTCCAATCTAGTTTTATTTGACGATCTGACCATTCGGCCAGCGCTGCTGCCCTTTACCTTTACCCGTCCCGTGGCTGGTATTCGGATTGGAATACAGACGCTTGCCGAGAAATGGGCCGATGCATTGGGTCAGATACCGTCGTATTTGACCGAGTCTTATCTGGCGGTAAAGTTTCCACAAAAGGCTGATGCAGACAATTGGTATGTGAATGGCGCGGTCTGCCCAACGGCCGCTTTGCAGACATCCATTTCGGCATTGCCAGTCGGCAGTTGCCTTCATACACCCGATGGGCTGGTACTGGCCGTAAGGACAGATAAACCGTTATCGACCTCCCCCACGCTCAACGACCCCTATGAGTTCAAGGCGTTTGCTGAGCCGCTGACTATTATCAGAAATCTGTGGGATATTTTTGTCCATAACGGCGATCAAATCCGAGCGGACTTTGCCCGCTTGACAGCCGGGCGGCAATCTGCTCCGATTACGGACCCGTTTACGCGGTGCTATGCCCCCGAAAATATCTTTGTGGAAGAGGGTGCCACCATCCGGGCCTCGGTCCTGAACGCAGAAGGAGGCCCCATTTACATTGGCCGTAACGCAACCATCAGCGAAGGTTCCGTTGTGATCGGCCCATTTTCGCTCGGCGAAAGCTCTACCGTAAACTGGGGCGGAAAAATGCGGAGCAACACGACAATCGGGCCATTTTGCAAAGTTGGCGGAGAGGTCGGCAATTCTGTCTTCTTTGGCTACAGCAACAAAGGTCACGATGGTTTTCTGGGCAATTCGGTCGTTGGCGAGTGGTGCAATCTAGGAGCTAATACCAATAATTCGAACCTCAAAAACGATTACAGTAACGTTAAACTCTACTCCTATGCCACTGGTCAGCTCGAAGATACCGGACGTATTTTCTGCGGGCTGATGATGGGCGATTTTACAAAAGCAGGCATCAGTACCATGTTTAATACCGGTACTGTTGTTGGTGTTAGTGTCAATGTTTTTGGCAGCAGCTTTCAACCTAAATACATACGATCCTTTTCGTGGGGCGGAGCCAGCGATGGCTTTATGACCTACCGTCTTGAAAAAGCTATTCATGTAGCTACCGAAGCCTTCAAGCGACGTGACCTGGACTTCGACGAGCAGGAAGAGAACATTTTACGGGAAATCTTCAATATCGAACGGATGGGGCCACCCACTATAACTCCACTCAGCATCCTAAACAGCCTATAG
- a CDS encoding DNA polymerase III subunit, with translation MQFSEIIGHTETKQLLLRAVQTNHLAHALLFDGPMGSANLALALALAQYVNCEDRQQSGEPGMDSCGRCASCIKIQKLVHPDLHMVFPVANLAKGKTSEAYLADWRKFLLDQPYRTLPEWLETVGADNKQGNISAEEARAILQKLSLKAYEGAYKIMLIWLPELMNVTSANALLKVLEEPPAQTLFLLVTNQSDKLLITILSRTQRVAVRAFSDEEVATYLRQHLNLDETTARRTAYLADGNLSVALNLVRSEPDQGSGSDRHTWFADWMRTCYRQDLITLVKQADQFDGFSKEKQKGLLEYSIRLYRDLFLWQQGAGALLRLPDEEMAFVKNFAKILTIKHIEQIVSDLNEATYHLERNARAKMIMLDMSLTFSRLIRS, from the coding sequence ATGCAATTCTCCGAAATCATAGGCCATACCGAAACCAAACAGTTACTGCTGAGGGCCGTTCAGACAAACCACCTTGCCCATGCGTTGCTGTTCGACGGGCCAATGGGTAGCGCCAACCTGGCACTGGCACTGGCGCTGGCTCAATATGTCAATTGCGAAGACAGGCAGCAGTCGGGTGAACCAGGTATGGATTCATGCGGTCGATGCGCATCCTGCATAAAAATCCAGAAGCTCGTGCACCCCGACCTGCACATGGTCTTTCCGGTGGCGAATCTGGCCAAAGGAAAAACGTCGGAAGCCTATCTGGCCGATTGGCGAAAATTTTTGCTTGACCAGCCTTACCGAACCCTACCCGAATGGCTCGAAACGGTCGGGGCAGATAATAAGCAGGGCAATATTTCGGCCGAAGAGGCTCGTGCCATTTTGCAGAAACTCTCCCTCAAAGCGTATGAAGGTGCTTATAAGATCATGTTGATCTGGCTTCCTGAACTAATGAACGTTACGTCGGCCAATGCCCTGCTGAAAGTATTGGAAGAGCCACCAGCCCAGACATTATTCCTGCTCGTTACGAATCAATCCGACAAATTATTAATTACGATTCTATCGCGAACGCAGCGTGTTGCCGTCCGGGCTTTTTCGGATGAAGAAGTAGCAACCTATCTGCGCCAGCACCTGAATCTCGATGAAACAACCGCCCGCCGGACGGCATATCTGGCCGATGGCAATCTTTCGGTAGCCTTGAATCTGGTCCGGTCTGAACCCGATCAGGGGTCGGGTTCAGACCGGCACACCTGGTTTGCCGATTGGATGCGGACCTGCTACCGGCAGGATTTAATCACACTGGTTAAACAAGCCGACCAATTCGACGGTTTCAGCAAGGAAAAACAAAAAGGTTTACTTGAGTACAGCATCCGACTCTATCGGGACTTATTTTTGTGGCAACAGGGAGCCGGTGCCCTGCTTCGCCTGCCTGATGAAGAAATGGCCTTCGTCAAAAATTTCGCCAAAATACTGACAATCAAACACATTGAACAGATCGTAAGCGATCTGAATGAAGCAACTTACCACCTCGAACGAAACGCCAGAGCCAAAATGATTATGCTGGATATGTCACTCACATTTAGCCGATTGATCAGGTCATAA
- a CDS encoding ATP-dependent zinc protease family protein, with protein sequence MKVRPKKARVAKPKQIIGMTDLVDFPDLALFDVQAKVDTGAYTSSLHCNDVQLVKVEGKIKLSFGVIDKTGEGTRRFYSDEFSQRMIRNSFGVAEKRYVIKTRIVLFGRIIRAEFTLADREQLKNPVLLGRKLLRNRFVVDVSQKNLSYTAKNNSRQKATRAVISPQ encoded by the coding sequence ATGAAAGTCCGCCCGAAAAAAGCCCGAGTTGCTAAGCCTAAGCAGATTATCGGTATGACTGATCTGGTCGATTTCCCGGATCTGGCGCTTTTCGATGTACAGGCGAAAGTAGATACGGGAGCTTATACATCGTCGCTGCACTGTAATGATGTTCAGCTCGTGAAGGTGGAGGGAAAAATAAAATTAAGTTTTGGCGTAATTGATAAAACCGGAGAGGGCACAAGACGGTTTTATAGTGACGAGTTCAGCCAGCGGATGATTCGTAATTCCTTCGGAGTAGCCGAAAAACGATATGTGATCAAGACGCGTATCGTCTTGTTTGGGCGCATTATCCGGGCCGAATTTACACTTGCCGACCGCGAACAACTTAAAAACCCGGTTCTCTTAGGCCGAAAACTACTTCGTAATCGTTTCGTCGTCGACGTTTCGCAGAAAAACCTGTCTTATACAGCCAAAAATAACTCTCGTCAGAAGGCCACCAGAGCGGTCATCAGCCCTCAGTAA